A window of the Gemmatirosa kalamazoonensis genome harbors these coding sequences:
- a CDS encoding SusC/RagA family TonB-linked outer membrane protein, giving the protein MHRQWSRVLALAGAVAACPAVVRAQTAATIAGRVTGEAGQPLVAASVFIPSLNYGTTTRTDGTYSFTVPANRVSGQTVAITARVVGYRAETVQITLRGGTITQNFTLATAPAQLSAVVVTGAGTVTTRERLGNVINSIDTTAIQRASAPQNVVAALAGKAPNVVVREQSGEPGSSASIKIRGVATVTGGASSQPLFVVDGQPIDNSTVSTNGGDQSTVTQNRAADINPNDIESIEILKSAAAAAIYGARAANGVVLITTKRGRAGTTSYTLNSTNTFDNIMKKDILQRSYAQGANGTAATCTVLNCTPDRRSWGPAVSGPTFDHIDDIFDTGTTFDENLNVTGGTERTLFFVSGGLTRQNGFIVGPNNYYNRATARLKASHRLFNSLNVGGNFYYVDTRGGYVQKGSNISGLLLGSLRTPPNFDNRQYIDSATGLHRSFRFPRPAPTSLTRSRGYDNPFFVLNNPGNKSELGRVNAQVNLDWRPLDWLRVQETFGADNYDDDRVEALPLTSSNRPDGQVTRFQQTNLEIDHNLLVTANYTIRPNWWTGTVSAGQELNSRRYRSVYVNGVTLNAPQPLDLQNTLSYQPSEFRSLQHIQGYFLQGTADLWNQLYLTGLVRDDGYSTFGASKRTALFPSASVAWSFSHALGNSDERGAFSFGKLRFGYGQTGREPPVYATISAFSTGSASLNEGFGSGYGDFINASQSGQGGLVNGFVLGNNDLRPERSTEREFGADLGFLDQRVTLGVTYYNKRSTDVIIALPVNAGQTGSTRALKNAATISNKGLEVEFNARIYQSKNLGFDLGAQFGRNRGLVEALAEGTEFIPYNLEGFTGAIGSSTVGYAPGVIRGLDFARCGRHLTIEGVGDIDALCGANAKKDALFLAEDGLPVPDPTDRVIADPNPKWTMGFSPTLRVSRLTLSAFLDVRRGGEVWNGTKGILYYFGTHKDTDIRNQQGAYGKNYMTSRYPDVAGPGANVTPFKTAQDWQAWMNGEGGGFGTVSGQFIESGSFTKLREVSLAYTADQPWVRRSLGVSSINVRVSGRNVAQWTPYTGFDPEANLGGAEFLTQGIDYFNNPVSRSFVIAFTVNR; this is encoded by the coding sequence ATGCATCGACAGTGGAGTCGAGTTCTCGCGCTCGCCGGCGCGGTCGCGGCATGTCCCGCGGTCGTACGCGCGCAGACGGCGGCCACGATCGCGGGCCGCGTCACCGGTGAGGCCGGGCAGCCGCTCGTCGCAGCGAGCGTCTTCATCCCGTCGTTGAACTACGGCACGACCACGCGCACGGACGGCACGTACTCGTTCACGGTGCCGGCGAACCGCGTGTCGGGGCAGACGGTGGCGATCACCGCGCGCGTCGTCGGTTATCGCGCGGAGACGGTGCAGATCACGCTGCGCGGCGGCACCATCACGCAGAACTTCACGCTGGCCACCGCGCCCGCGCAGCTGTCCGCCGTCGTCGTGACGGGCGCCGGCACGGTGACGACGCGCGAGCGCCTCGGCAACGTCATCAACTCGATCGACACGACGGCGATCCAGCGCGCGTCGGCGCCGCAGAACGTGGTCGCGGCGCTCGCCGGCAAGGCGCCGAACGTCGTCGTGCGCGAGCAGTCGGGCGAGCCGGGGTCGTCGGCCTCGATCAAGATCCGCGGCGTCGCGACGGTGACGGGCGGCGCGAGCAGCCAGCCGCTGTTCGTCGTCGACGGTCAACCGATCGACAACTCGACGGTCTCCACGAACGGCGGTGACCAGAGCACGGTGACGCAGAACCGCGCCGCGGACATCAACCCGAACGACATCGAGTCGATCGAGATCCTGAAGAGCGCCGCCGCCGCCGCGATCTACGGCGCGCGCGCCGCGAACGGGGTCGTGCTCATCACCACGAAGCGCGGACGCGCGGGCACGACGAGCTACACGCTCAACTCGACGAACACGTTCGACAACATCATGAAGAAGGACATCCTGCAGCGCTCGTACGCGCAGGGTGCGAACGGCACGGCGGCGACGTGCACGGTGCTGAACTGCACCCCCGATCGCCGCTCGTGGGGGCCCGCGGTCAGCGGCCCGACGTTCGATCACATCGACGACATCTTCGACACGGGCACGACGTTCGACGAGAACCTCAACGTCACCGGCGGCACCGAGCGCACGCTGTTCTTCGTCTCGGGCGGCCTGACGCGGCAGAACGGGTTCATCGTCGGCCCGAACAACTACTACAACCGCGCGACGGCGCGCCTGAAGGCGTCGCACCGGCTGTTCAACTCGCTGAACGTCGGCGGCAACTTCTACTACGTCGACACCCGCGGCGGCTACGTGCAGAAGGGCTCCAACATCTCGGGGCTGCTTCTCGGCTCGCTGCGCACGCCGCCCAACTTCGACAACCGGCAGTACATCGACTCGGCGACGGGCCTGCACCGCTCGTTCCGCTTCCCGCGTCCGGCGCCGACGAGCCTCACGCGGTCGCGCGGCTACGACAACCCGTTCTTCGTCCTCAACAACCCGGGCAACAAGAGTGAGCTCGGGCGCGTGAACGCGCAGGTCAACCTCGACTGGCGTCCGCTCGACTGGCTCCGCGTCCAGGAGACGTTCGGCGCGGACAACTACGACGACGATCGCGTCGAGGCGCTGCCGCTGACGTCGTCCAACCGCCCCGACGGTCAGGTCACGCGCTTCCAGCAGACGAACCTCGAGATCGACCACAACCTGCTCGTCACCGCGAACTACACGATCCGGCCGAACTGGTGGACCGGCACCGTGTCCGCGGGGCAGGAGCTGAACTCGCGGCGCTATCGCAGCGTGTACGTGAACGGCGTGACGCTCAACGCGCCCCAGCCGCTCGACCTGCAGAACACGCTCTCGTACCAGCCGAGCGAGTTCCGCTCGCTGCAGCACATCCAGGGCTACTTCCTGCAGGGCACGGCCGACCTGTGGAACCAGCTCTATCTCACGGGGCTCGTCCGCGACGACGGCTACTCCACGTTCGGCGCATCGAAGCGCACGGCGCTGTTCCCGAGCGCGAGCGTCGCCTGGTCGTTCTCGCACGCCCTCGGCAACAGCGACGAGCGCGGCGCGTTCAGCTTCGGCAAGCTGCGCTTCGGCTACGGACAGACCGGGCGTGAGCCGCCGGTGTACGCGACGATCAGCGCGTTCTCGACCGGCAGCGCGTCGCTGAACGAGGGCTTCGGCAGCGGCTACGGGGACTTCATCAACGCGTCGCAGAGCGGCCAGGGCGGCCTGGTGAACGGCTTCGTGCTCGGCAACAACGACCTGCGCCCGGAGCGGTCCACGGAGCGCGAGTTCGGCGCGGACCTCGGCTTCCTCGATCAGCGCGTCACGCTCGGTGTCACGTACTACAACAAGCGCTCGACGGACGTCATCATCGCGCTGCCGGTGAACGCCGGCCAGACGGGCTCCACGCGCGCGCTGAAGAACGCGGCGACGATCTCCAACAAGGGGCTCGAGGTCGAGTTCAACGCCCGCATCTACCAGAGCAAGAACCTCGGCTTCGACCTCGGCGCGCAGTTCGGCCGCAACCGCGGTCTCGTCGAGGCGCTCGCCGAGGGGACGGAGTTCATCCCGTACAACCTCGAGGGCTTCACGGGTGCGATCGGCTCGTCGACGGTCGGCTACGCGCCGGGCGTCATCCGCGGCCTCGACTTCGCGCGCTGCGGCCGCCATCTCACGATCGAGGGCGTCGGCGACATCGACGCGCTGTGCGGCGCGAACGCGAAGAAGGACGCGCTGTTCCTCGCGGAGGATGGTCTCCCGGTCCCCGATCCGACGGACCGCGTGATCGCCGACCCGAACCCGAAGTGGACGATGGGCTTCAGCCCGACGCTCCGCGTGTCGCGTCTCACGCTGTCGGCGTTCCTCGACGTCCGCCGCGGCGGCGAGGTGTGGAACGGCACGAAGGGCATCCTGTACTACTTCGGCACGCACAAGGACACCGACATCCGGAACCAGCAGGGCGCGTACGGCAAGAACTACATGACGTCGCGCTATCCGGACGTCGCCGGCCCCGGCGCGAACGTGACGCCGTTCAAGACCGCGCAGGACTGGCAGGCGTGGATGAACGGCGAGGGCGGCGGCTTCGGCACGGTGAGCGGCCAGTTCATCGAGAGCGGCAGCTTCACGAAGCTGCGCGAGGTCTCACTCGCGTACACGGCCGACCAGCCGTGGGTGCGGCGCTCGCTGGGCGTGAGCAGCATCAACGTCCGCGTGTCGGGTCGCAATGTCGCGCAGTGGACGCCCTACACGGGCTTCGACCCCGAGGCGAACCTTGGCGGCGCCGAGTTCCTGACGCAGGGCATCGACTACTTCAACAACCCGGTGTCCCGGTCGTTCGTGATCGCGTTCACCGTGAACCGTTAG
- a CDS encoding SusD/RagB family nutrient-binding outer membrane lipoprotein, giving the protein MRLKISAATSRLAAGLAVAAITLGACRGFLEADKSVADPNNPTAAATNQLLVGASANLMGLEESSMAMIVCQWVQQCGGVGGRFVEQQAQYVGVNSDSFDATFSSLYTGGGLIQLREIQSRADKAGDKVTKGIAEVMEAMVIGFGADIWGDIPYREAAGDNPMPAFDPQMQIYDDLQGVLDKAITDLAGGGNGPGAADLFYGGDKAKWTELANTIKARLYLHTVEKLGNAQYAKAIAAAQKGISTPNNDFKDPHTDATTERNMWAQFQLSSFGQDLVAGKPLVDIMKAQDDPRLSEYFGKNPSGGYGGYDQALANTPPDQISPIAGSDRASNGGFSIPIVTFDENQLILAEASFVTSGASAAAPFLNRVRALHGKPAIGSPTLQDIMYEKYITTFENPEAWNDYKRTCLPSLRPALNKSAIPGRFYYGSTETQTNSNAPDDSGLNLFAMRNANDPNSCR; this is encoded by the coding sequence ATGCGACTGAAGATCAGCGCGGCCACCTCCAGGCTCGCGGCCGGCCTCGCCGTCGCCGCCATCACGTTAGGCGCCTGCCGCGGCTTCCTCGAGGCGGACAAATCCGTCGCGGACCCGAACAATCCGACCGCCGCCGCCACGAACCAGCTGCTCGTCGGCGCCTCCGCGAACCTCATGGGGCTCGAGGAGAGCTCGATGGCGATGATCGTCTGCCAGTGGGTGCAGCAATGCGGCGGCGTCGGCGGACGCTTCGTCGAGCAGCAAGCGCAGTACGTCGGCGTCAACTCCGACAGCTTCGACGCCACCTTCTCCAGCCTCTACACGGGAGGCGGGCTGATCCAGCTGCGCGAGATCCAGAGCCGCGCGGACAAGGCGGGCGACAAGGTGACGAAGGGCATCGCCGAGGTGATGGAGGCGATGGTCATCGGCTTCGGCGCCGACATCTGGGGTGACATTCCGTACCGTGAGGCAGCGGGCGACAATCCTATGCCGGCGTTCGACCCGCAGATGCAGATCTACGATGACCTGCAGGGCGTGTTGGACAAGGCCATCACGGACCTCGCCGGCGGCGGCAACGGCCCCGGCGCGGCGGACCTGTTCTACGGCGGTGACAAGGCGAAGTGGACGGAGCTCGCGAACACGATCAAGGCGCGGCTCTACCTGCACACGGTCGAAAAGCTCGGCAACGCGCAGTACGCGAAGGCGATCGCCGCGGCGCAGAAGGGGATCAGCACGCCGAACAACGACTTCAAGGATCCGCACACCGATGCGACGACGGAGCGCAACATGTGGGCGCAGTTCCAGCTGTCGTCGTTCGGGCAGGATCTCGTCGCCGGCAAGCCGCTCGTCGACATCATGAAGGCGCAGGACGATCCACGGTTGAGCGAGTACTTCGGCAAGAACCCGTCGGGGGGATATGGCGGGTATGACCAGGCGCTGGCGAACACGCCCCCCGATCAGATCTCGCCGATCGCTGGGTCGGATCGAGCGAGCAACGGCGGCTTCTCGATCCCGATCGTCACGTTCGACGAGAATCAGCTCATCCTCGCCGAGGCGAGCTTCGTCACGAGTGGTGCGTCGGCGGCGGCGCCGTTCCTGAATCGGGTGCGCGCCCTTCACGGGAAGCCAGCGATCGGATCGCCGACGCTGCAAGACATCATGTACGAGAAGTACATCACGACGTTCGAGAACCCGGAAGCATGGAACGACTACAAGCGGACCTGCCTCCCGAGCCTGAGGCCCGCGCTGAACAAGTCGGCCATTCCGGGACGGTTCTACTACGGGTCGACCGAAACGCAGACGAACTCGAACGCGCCCGACGACTCCGGGCTAAACCTGTTCGCGATGCGCAACGCGAACGACCCGAATTCATGCCGGTGA
- a CDS encoding PSP1 domain-containing protein, with amino-acid sequence MSHLIEVAFKGNRKEFYLWDGDDPPHLKVPVIVEGDRGEDLGHVHAVEEAAAHRFAGVAHGAALLGGGSAAQPAKRALRVATADEVRRGADLSEQNESARRKSIERVKAHGLVMKVSDAEWQWDRRKLTLYFTAEKRVDFRNLVRDLAALFRTRIELKQIGVRDEAKRLSGVGRCGREYCSAAWLPELRPVNLSVAKDQHLSLNPTQISGACGRLMCSLRYEHEFYVQARKRFPKEGKVLVTAKGEEKVVANDIFRDRVTLRALDGEMRVVPLADLRQELASLSERESPATEATPERPSDSAAPERRRGERRRAPEAAPLVDLAAPTVLPVEASPVAEIDVDVEDDVDDETGDAEPAADGSEGGESAEPTDGTTAEGTAPTRPRRRRGRRGGRRGRGGGGAGGAPGNGTPGNGTPADGTPGEPPATA; translated from the coding sequence ATGTCGCATCTCATCGAGGTCGCGTTCAAGGGCAACCGCAAGGAGTTCTACCTCTGGGACGGCGACGATCCGCCGCACCTGAAGGTGCCCGTCATCGTCGAGGGTGACCGTGGCGAGGACCTCGGCCACGTGCACGCGGTGGAGGAGGCGGCGGCGCACCGGTTCGCGGGCGTCGCGCACGGTGCGGCGCTGCTCGGCGGCGGCAGCGCGGCGCAGCCGGCCAAGCGCGCGCTGCGGGTCGCGACCGCGGACGAGGTGCGGCGCGGCGCCGACCTCTCCGAGCAGAACGAGAGCGCGCGCCGCAAGTCGATCGAGCGCGTGAAGGCGCACGGCCTCGTGATGAAGGTCTCCGACGCCGAATGGCAGTGGGACCGCCGCAAGCTCACGCTGTACTTCACCGCCGAGAAGCGCGTCGACTTCCGCAACCTCGTGCGCGACCTCGCGGCGTTGTTCCGCACGCGCATCGAGCTGAAGCAGATCGGCGTGCGCGACGAGGCGAAGCGGTTGAGCGGCGTGGGCCGGTGCGGCCGCGAGTACTGCTCGGCGGCGTGGCTTCCGGAGCTGCGGCCGGTGAACCTGAGCGTGGCGAAGGACCAGCACCTGTCGCTGAACCCGACGCAGATCTCCGGCGCGTGCGGTCGGCTCATGTGCTCCCTGCGCTACGAGCACGAGTTCTACGTGCAGGCGCGCAAGCGCTTCCCGAAGGAGGGGAAGGTGCTCGTCACGGCGAAGGGCGAGGAGAAGGTCGTCGCGAACGACATCTTCCGCGACCGCGTGACGCTGCGCGCGCTCGACGGCGAGATGCGCGTCGTGCCGCTCGCCGACCTGCGTCAGGAGCTCGCGTCGCTGTCGGAGCGCGAGTCGCCCGCCACCGAAGCGACGCCGGAGCGGCCGAGCGACAGCGCGGCCCCCGAGCGCCGGCGCGGCGAACGTCGTCGCGCACCCGAGGCAGCCCCGCTCGTCGACCTCGCCGCGCCGACCGTCCTTCCCGTCGAGGCATCGCCCGTCGCGGAGATCGACGTCGACGTCGAGGACGACGTGGACGACGAGACGGGCGACGCCGAGCCGGCGGCCGACGGCAGCGAGGGCGGCGAAAGCGCGGAGCCGACCGACGGCACGACGGCCGAGGGCACCGCGCCCACGCGTCCACGGCGGCGGCGTGGACGGCGCGGCGGACGGCGCGGGCGCGGCGGTGGCGGCGCGGGCGGCGCGCCGGGCAACGGCACACCGGGCAACGGCACACCGGCGGACGGCACGCCCGGCGAGCCGCCGGCGACCGCCTAA
- the metG gene encoding methionine--tRNA ligase, whose amino-acid sequence MSTPFYITTAIDYANGEPHHGHAYEKLGADAIARYMRQAGRQVHFLTGLDEHGQKVAQTAEARGVPPQAFVDEIADAFQRMWGRLEISYDQFIRTTDAAHKRGVKALIERIHARNPDDFYEQTYEGWYCVGCELFKRDNEIENGHCVLHPTRELQWTQERNWFFRLTKYADFLRALLTENPTFLRPESRRNEMLALLDLGLEDLSITRSRLAWAIPFPLVSSGGETQGTWVWFDALPNYLTATGFPDAGFESRWPAQLHVVGKDITRLHTIVWPAMLQAAGLPVPQQVWAHGFVLLGGERFSKSSGVRLDLGEAMDRYGVDALRYFLLREVPFDGDGNFSWERFDDRYTSDLANAFGNLASRVISMVEKYFDGEVPAAARTVVDDADFADLADFHAAMDGTRGYLPHEALAAVWRTVARANEFVQSAAPWALAKDPARRAELASVMASLVRQLARQTVCVAPFMPAKAEELWTQLGAPAAGRARAADVRFDELASLDPTAWRVTKGAPLFPRPA is encoded by the coding sequence GTGAGCACGCCGTTCTACATCACGACCGCCATCGACTACGCGAACGGCGAGCCGCACCACGGACACGCGTACGAGAAGCTCGGCGCCGACGCGATCGCGCGCTACATGCGGCAGGCCGGCCGCCAGGTGCACTTCCTCACGGGGCTCGACGAGCACGGGCAGAAGGTCGCACAGACTGCCGAGGCGCGCGGCGTGCCGCCGCAGGCGTTCGTCGACGAGATCGCCGACGCGTTCCAGCGGATGTGGGGCCGGCTCGAGATCTCGTACGACCAGTTCATCCGCACGACGGACGCGGCGCACAAGCGCGGCGTGAAGGCGCTCATCGAGCGCATCCACGCGCGCAACCCGGACGACTTCTACGAGCAGACGTACGAGGGGTGGTACTGCGTCGGGTGCGAGCTGTTCAAGCGCGACAACGAGATCGAGAACGGCCACTGCGTGCTGCACCCGACGCGCGAGCTGCAGTGGACGCAGGAGCGCAACTGGTTCTTCCGCCTGACGAAGTACGCGGACTTCCTGCGCGCGCTGCTCACCGAGAACCCCACGTTCCTGCGCCCCGAGAGCCGCCGGAACGAGATGCTTGCGCTGCTCGACCTCGGGCTCGAGGATCTCTCCATCACGCGCTCGCGGCTCGCGTGGGCGATCCCCTTCCCGCTCGTGTCGTCGGGCGGCGAGACGCAGGGCACGTGGGTGTGGTTCGACGCGCTGCCTAACTATCTCACGGCGACGGGCTTCCCCGACGCGGGCTTCGAGTCGCGCTGGCCGGCGCAGCTGCACGTCGTCGGCAAGGACATCACGCGGCTGCACACCATCGTGTGGCCCGCGATGCTGCAGGCCGCCGGGCTGCCGGTTCCGCAGCAGGTGTGGGCGCACGGCTTCGTGCTGTTGGGCGGCGAGCGGTTCAGCAAGAGCTCCGGCGTGCGGCTCGACCTCGGCGAGGCGATGGACCGCTACGGCGTGGACGCGCTCCGCTACTTCCTGCTGCGCGAGGTGCCGTTCGACGGCGACGGCAACTTCTCGTGGGAGCGGTTCGACGATCGCTACACGAGCGATCTCGCGAACGCGTTCGGCAACCTGGCGAGCCGCGTGATCTCGATGGTCGAGAAGTACTTCGACGGCGAGGTGCCGGCCGCCGCGCGCACCGTGGTCGACGACGCCGACTTCGCCGATCTCGCCGACTTCCACGCCGCGATGGACGGCACGCGCGGCTACCTGCCGCACGAGGCGCTCGCCGCGGTGTGGCGCACGGTCGCGCGCGCGAACGAGTTCGTGCAGAGCGCGGCGCCGTGGGCGCTGGCGAAGGACCCGGCGCGGCGCGCCGAGCTGGCGAGCGTGATGGCGTCGCTCGTCCGGCAGCTCGCGCGTCAGACGGTGTGCGTCGCGCCGTTCATGCCCGCGAAGGCGGAGGAGCTGTGGACGCAGCTCGGTGCGCCCGCCGCCGGCCGCGCCCGCGCCGCCGACGTCCGCTTCGACGAGCTGGCGTCGCTCGACCCCACGGCGTGGCGCGTGACGAAGGGCGCCCCGCTGTTCCCGCGCCCGGCCTAA
- a CDS encoding acetyl-CoA carboxylase carboxyltransferase subunit alpha gives MATAALDFEKPIADLERRIDELKRLAAEQSVDVHEEIAPLERKLGELRLEIYRNLTPLQRVQVARSARRPFTLDYVRLCFTDWIELHGDRAFRDDAAIVGGFARLDGETVMVIGQQRGRDTKENLRRNFGMPHPEGYRKALRLMKLAEKFQVPVLTFIDTPGAWAGLGAEERGQSEAIARNLIEMARLQVPIIATVIGEGGSGGALALGVADRVLMLENSVYSVITVEGCAAILWKDGKSPEMREKAASALRITAPDLYELRVIDEIVPEPPGGAHADHETTAKALKDALCKHVDELRRVKPDKLVRRRREKYLKMGQFTG, from the coding sequence ATGGCAACTGCGGCGCTCGATTTCGAGAAGCCCATCGCGGATCTCGAGCGACGGATCGACGAGCTGAAACGGCTCGCCGCGGAGCAGTCCGTCGACGTGCACGAGGAGATCGCCCCGCTCGAGCGCAAGCTCGGCGAGCTGCGGCTCGAGATCTATCGCAACCTCACCCCGCTGCAGCGCGTGCAGGTCGCGCGCTCGGCGCGGCGACCGTTCACGCTCGACTACGTACGGCTCTGCTTCACCGACTGGATCGAGCTGCACGGCGACCGCGCGTTCCGCGACGACGCGGCGATCGTCGGCGGCTTCGCGCGGCTCGACGGCGAGACGGTGATGGTCATCGGCCAGCAGCGCGGCCGCGACACGAAGGAGAACCTGCGGCGCAACTTCGGCATGCCCCACCCCGAGGGCTACCGCAAGGCGCTGCGGCTCATGAAGCTCGCGGAGAAGTTCCAGGTCCCCGTCCTCACGTTCATCGACACGCCCGGCGCGTGGGCCGGGCTCGGCGCCGAGGAGCGTGGGCAGAGCGAGGCGATCGCGCGCAACCTCATCGAGATGGCGCGGCTGCAGGTGCCCATCATCGCGACGGTGATCGGCGAGGGCGGCTCCGGCGGCGCGCTCGCCCTCGGCGTCGCCGACCGCGTGCTCATGCTCGAGAACTCGGTCTACTCGGTGATCACCGTCGAGGGGTGCGCGGCCATCCTGTGGAAGGACGGCAAGAGCCCCGAGATGCGCGAGAAGGCCGCGTCGGCGCTCCGCATCACGGCGCCGGATCTCTACGAGCTGCGCGTGATCGACGAGATCGTTCCCGAGCCGCCGGGCGGCGCGCACGCTGACCACGAGACGACGGCGAAGGCGCTGAAGGACGCGCTGTGCAAGCACGTCGACGAGCTGCGGCGCGTGAAGCCGGACAAGCTCGTTAGGCGCCGCCGCGAGAAGTACCTGAAGATGGGGCAGTTCACGGGCTGA
- a CDS encoding SusD/RagB family nutrient-binding outer membrane lipoprotein yields MHRYNRITTAAALVAAAALAGCGDDFLTGGELSTDPNRPSATTTKQTFVGVQSNLWAILGSDPSRLACIIVEGCAGTNAQYQALSESFSIDENTTNGFYTTIYAGGGLIDVRREQQLARAAADTLFLGIAQVQEGLLMGTAADIFGDVVYSAAYSGPNPKLDPQLTVYDSVQAVLSRAIVNLQAKSVTNVGPGSADLAYGGDRAAWTALAHTLKARFYLHTAEVRPAAYAQALSEARQGIQGPAGNFMATFSGNAGEENFLFQFVAVNRPGYLAPGPFIVNLLEQRNDPRLERYFQPDASDFADAYAYDPTTSMPLVTAQENLLIAAEAAFRTGDAASALTFLNGEQRVEGVPTTPASTTGNALLQAILTEKYIALYGTLEPWNDYKRTCFPNIAPPESARGKKFPARLLYDANERQTNTNIPPAQSQPARNANDPANATDPFGNKCLGQ; encoded by the coding sequence GTGCATCGATACAATCGCATCACGACCGCTGCCGCGCTCGTCGCGGCGGCGGCCCTCGCCGGCTGCGGCGACGACTTCCTCACCGGGGGGGAGCTGAGCACCGACCCGAACAGACCATCGGCGACCACGACGAAGCAGACCTTCGTCGGCGTGCAGTCGAACCTGTGGGCGATCCTCGGCAGCGACCCGTCGCGTCTGGCGTGCATCATCGTCGAGGGGTGCGCCGGCACCAACGCGCAGTATCAGGCGCTGAGCGAGAGCTTCTCGATCGACGAGAACACGACGAACGGGTTCTACACGACGATCTATGCCGGTGGTGGGCTGATCGACGTGCGCCGCGAGCAGCAGCTCGCGCGCGCCGCCGCGGACACGCTCTTCCTCGGCATCGCGCAGGTGCAGGAGGGGCTGCTCATGGGCACCGCCGCCGACATCTTCGGCGACGTGGTGTACTCGGCCGCGTACTCGGGCCCGAACCCGAAGCTCGACCCGCAGCTCACGGTGTACGATTCCGTGCAGGCGGTGCTCTCGCGCGCGATCGTGAACCTGCAGGCGAAGAGCGTGACGAACGTGGGGCCCGGCAGCGCCGACCTCGCGTACGGCGGCGACCGCGCGGCATGGACGGCGCTGGCGCACACGCTGAAGGCGCGGTTCTACCTCCACACTGCGGAAGTGCGTCCGGCGGCCTACGCGCAGGCGCTGTCCGAGGCGCGGCAGGGAATCCAGGGGCCGGCCGGCAACTTCATGGCGACGTTCTCGGGTAACGCGGGCGAGGAGAACTTCCTGTTCCAGTTCGTGGCCGTGAACCGGCCGGGCTATCTCGCGCCGGGGCCGTTCATCGTGAACCTGCTCGAGCAGCGCAACGATCCGCGCCTCGAGCGCTACTTCCAGCCGGACGCGTCCGACTTCGCCGACGCGTACGCGTACGATCCGACGACGTCGATGCCGCTCGTGACGGCGCAGGAGAACCTGCTCATCGCGGCGGAGGCGGCGTTCCGCACGGGCGACGCGGCGTCGGCGCTCACGTTCCTCAACGGGGAGCAGCGGGTCGAGGGCGTGCCGACCACGCCGGCCAGCACGACGGGGAACGCGCTGCTGCAGGCGATCCTGACCGAGAAGTACATCGCGCTCTACGGCACGCTCGAGCCGTGGAACGACTACAAGCGCACGTGCTTCCCGAACATCGCGCCGCCCGAGTCGGCCCGCGGGAAGAAGTTCCCGGCGCGCCTGCTCTACGACGCGAACGAGCGGCAGACGAACACGAACATCCCGCCGGCGCAGAGCCAGCCGGCGCGCAACGCGAACGATCCGGCGAACGCGACGGATCCGTTCGGCAACAAGTGCCTCGGGCAGTGA